One part of the Sorangiineae bacterium MSr11954 genome encodes these proteins:
- a CDS encoding DcaP family trimeric outer membrane transporter: MTSFAATAVAADEPKTQPKQVAQATPQPTSPPTAPAAETTQPGTPEAAPPPQTPVTTQVQQPAAPPAPEPAPAPAAEEEKLPPGTFRIPGTKTTLTLSGYAQLDIGYDVRGRDPNVEGNDWASHAANIPLNDSYESKEKRNQLYLTARTSRIGFSTNTPTDFADIGVKIEGDFNAGNLLSGQTFTNSVLFRLRHAYGTLSGKYGTFLAGQSWSAFLDLPSYSETVDFNGPGSIALIRQPQVRYTIPLGGGLTAAVAAENAPGTDFNGITDAGSSTGGRPNGRRRIQTIPDFIAVIGASGDWGSASIAGVTMNYRNASRDAAPAVPPAPAVPAADAYNKQAWGVRASTALKLPWGDTLRGHVTGGDGIGRYLFNAGLAGQGATAKDTEFVLWKALAYHVNYTRVWSPVLRSNVVWSQTFFKNNGEGPYEPTADSPDPGVNARINQLFINTFITVNKQVEFGVEYNWNERRTFGNDTNPEKIGTNHRVNASAHFNFF, from the coding sequence ATGACGTCTTTCGCTGCCACTGCGGTTGCCGCCGACGAACCGAAAACGCAGCCGAAACAAGTCGCCCAGGCGACGCCGCAGCCGACTTCTCCGCCTACCGCGCCTGCGGCCGAAACCACCCAACCGGGAACCCCCGAGGCGGCGCCCCCGCCCCAGACCCCGGTCACCACCCAAGTGCAGCAACCCGCCGCGCCGCCGGCCCCCGAGCCCGCGCCTGCGCCCGCGGCCGAAGAGGAGAAGCTGCCCCCTGGAACCTTTCGAATTCCAGGTACGAAGACGACCCTGACCCTGTCCGGCTACGCGCAGCTCGACATCGGTTACGACGTCCGGGGCCGCGATCCCAACGTCGAGGGCAACGACTGGGCTTCGCACGCGGCGAACATTCCGCTCAACGACTCCTACGAGTCGAAGGAAAAACGCAATCAGCTTTATCTCACCGCGCGCACCAGCCGTATTGGCTTTTCGACCAACACGCCCACCGATTTTGCGGACATCGGCGTAAAGATCGAAGGTGACTTCAACGCCGGCAACCTTCTGTCGGGGCAAACGTTTACCAACTCGGTACTCTTCCGCCTGCGCCACGCCTATGGCACGTTGAGCGGCAAGTACGGAACTTTCCTCGCGGGTCAGAGCTGGTCGGCCTTCCTCGACCTCCCGTCGTACTCCGAGACGGTGGACTTCAACGGGCCAGGCTCCATCGCCCTCATCCGCCAGCCGCAAGTGCGCTACACGATCCCGCTCGGCGGAGGCTTGACCGCCGCGGTCGCGGCCGAGAACGCGCCCGGCACGGACTTCAACGGCATTACCGACGCGGGCAGCAGCACCGGCGGCCGCCCCAACGGGCGCCGCAGAATCCAGACCATCCCCGACTTCATCGCCGTGATCGGCGCGTCGGGCGACTGGGGCTCGGCCTCCATCGCCGGCGTCACCATGAACTACCGGAACGCGAGCCGCGATGCTGCTCCGGCGGTGCCCCCCGCGCCGGCCGTGCCTGCGGCGGACGCCTACAACAAGCAAGCGTGGGGCGTTCGCGCGTCCACCGCCCTCAAATTGCCGTGGGGCGATACCCTGCGCGGGCACGTCACGGGCGGCGACGGCATCGGCCGTTACCTCTTCAACGCCGGCCTGGCCGGGCAAGGCGCGACCGCCAAGGACACGGAGTTCGTCCTCTGGAAGGCCTTGGCGTACCACGTCAACTACACGCGCGTCTGGAGCCCGGTGCTGCGCTCCAACGTGGTGTGGAGCCAGACGTTCTTCAAGAACAACGGGGAAGGCCCGTACGAGCCGACCGCCGATAGCCCGGATCCGGGCGTGAACGCGCGCATCAACCAGCTGTTCATCAACACGTTCATCACCGTGAACAAGCAGGTGGAGTTCGGCGTCGAGTACAACTGGAACGAGCGCCGCACCTTCGGCAACGACACCAACCCCGAGAAGATCGGCACGAACCACCGCGTCAACGCGTCGGCGCACTTCAACTTCTTCTGA
- a CDS encoding DcaP family trimeric outer membrane transporter, whose amino-acid sequence MKLVDRLPLLPLVVAIASVTSMTSVASTASAQDAQPQSKQVAQATGTPGAAPEAPATPETVPPAQTPVTTQVQQPPATSSSSSSASSSAAGAEEEKLPPGTFKIPGTRTTLTLSGYAQLDITYDFRGRDPNVEGNDYAAHAANIPLNDSYESKEKRNQLYLTARTSRIGFSTNTPTDFADIGVKIEADFVAGNLLSGQTFTNSVLFRLRHAYGTLSGKYGTLLVGQSWSTFLDLPSVADTVDFNGPATVPLIRQPQVRYTIPLGGPFTAAIAAENAPGTDYNGTVDAGHSNGGRGSASNRRVQTIPDIIAVVGASGNWGSFSIAGVTMNYRNASREATAATPTNPAVPAADGYNKQGWGARASGALKLPWGDTLRGNVAGGNGIGRYLFNAGLAGQGATATDTSFVLWQALGYHVNYTRVWSPMFRSNVTWAQTYFKNNGQGPYEPSAASPDPGVNQRIDELFINTFITVNKQVEFGLEYIFGERRTFGLEQDAAGQSCGTGVGCQKVGTNHRIGASAHFNFF is encoded by the coding sequence ATGAAACTCGTCGACCGGCTTCCACTCTTGCCGCTCGTGGTCGCGATTGCGTCTGTCACGTCGATGACGTCTGTCGCGTCCACCGCGTCTGCCCAGGATGCGCAGCCGCAATCCAAACAGGTTGCCCAGGCAACTGGCACGCCGGGCGCCGCGCCTGAAGCTCCGGCCACTCCCGAGACGGTGCCGCCCGCCCAAACCCCGGTCACCACCCAGGTGCAGCAGCCGCCCGCCACGTCGTCTTCATCGTCATCTGCATCTTCATCTGCAGCGGGCGCCGAAGAGGAGAAGCTCCCCCCCGGCACCTTCAAGATCCCGGGCACGAGGACCACGTTGACGTTGTCGGGCTACGCGCAGCTCGACATCACGTACGACTTCCGGGGTCGCGATCCCAACGTCGAAGGCAACGACTATGCAGCGCACGCGGCGAACATTCCGCTCAACGACTCGTACGAGTCGAAGGAAAAGCGCAATCAGCTTTATCTCACCGCGCGCACCAGCCGTATTGGCTTTTCGACCAACACGCCCACCGACTTCGCAGACATCGGCGTGAAGATCGAGGCGGACTTCGTCGCCGGCAACCTCTTGTCCGGTCAGACGTTCACCAACTCGGTGCTCTTCCGTCTGCGCCACGCGTACGGCACCCTGAGCGGCAAGTACGGCACCCTCCTCGTCGGTCAGAGCTGGTCGACGTTCCTCGATCTGCCGTCGGTCGCCGATACGGTCGACTTCAACGGCCCGGCCACCGTTCCCCTCATCCGCCAGCCGCAGGTGCGCTACACCATCCCGCTGGGCGGACCGTTCACCGCCGCCATCGCGGCCGAGAACGCGCCGGGCACGGACTACAACGGCACGGTCGACGCGGGCCATAGCAACGGCGGCCGAGGCAGCGCATCGAACCGCCGCGTCCAAACGATCCCGGACATCATCGCGGTGGTCGGCGCGTCGGGCAATTGGGGTTCGTTCTCCATCGCCGGCGTCACCATGAACTACCGAAACGCGAGCCGCGAGGCGACGGCGGCAACCCCGACCAACCCGGCGGTGCCGGCGGCCGATGGGTACAACAAGCAAGGCTGGGGCGCTCGCGCCTCGGGCGCGCTCAAGCTGCCGTGGGGCGACACCCTGCGCGGCAACGTGGCCGGCGGAAACGGCATCGGCCGTTACCTCTTCAACGCGGGCCTGGCCGGGCAAGGCGCCACCGCCACCGACACGAGCTTCGTGCTCTGGCAGGCGCTCGGCTACCACGTGAACTACACGCGCGTGTGGAGCCCGATGTTCCGCTCCAACGTCACGTGGGCGCAAACGTACTTCAAGAACAACGGCCAGGGCCCCTATGAGCCCAGCGCCGCGAGCCCCGATCCGGGGGTCAACCAGCGCATCGACGAGCTCTTCATCAACACGTTCATCACGGTGAACAAGCAGGTCGAGTTCGGCCTCGAGTACATCTTCGGCGAGCGCCGCACCTTCGGCCTCGAGCAAGACGCCGCGGGCCAGTCGTGCGGAACGGGCGTCGGTTGCCAGAAGGTCGGCACCAACCACCGCATCGGCGCCTCCGCGCACTTCAACTTCTTCTGA
- a CDS encoding NRDE family protein translates to MCLIAVAWQAHPSFSLVVAANRDEWRDRPTESARWWTEHPQLLAGRDLQAGGTWMGITKGGRFAAVTNFRDPSDRRSTARSRGELVTDYLLGDAPPEIFLARLTPRVALYSGFNLLAGDRENLFYLGSRDPHVMPVAPGVHGLSNHMLNEPWPKVLRARAAMGGALDDDNPAPRLFAMLSDATLAPDDQLPDTGVGLELERRLSAPLIVGPGYGTRTSTVLTVARDGHMTFDERTLTPEGAPSETQMFVF, encoded by the coding sequence ATGTGTTTGATCGCCGTCGCCTGGCAAGCGCACCCTTCCTTTTCCTTGGTGGTCGCGGCGAACCGCGACGAATGGCGCGATCGACCGACCGAATCCGCCCGATGGTGGACCGAGCATCCTCAGCTATTGGCAGGGCGCGATCTGCAAGCGGGCGGTACATGGATGGGCATCACCAAAGGCGGGCGCTTTGCCGCGGTGACCAACTTTCGCGATCCCTCCGATCGGCGAAGCACGGCGCGATCGCGCGGCGAGCTCGTCACCGACTATCTCCTCGGCGATGCGCCGCCCGAGATCTTTCTCGCGAGGCTCACGCCGCGCGTCGCGCTCTACAGCGGGTTCAACCTTCTCGCCGGTGATCGCGAGAACCTCTTCTACCTCGGGAGCCGCGATCCTCATGTGATGCCCGTCGCGCCGGGCGTTCACGGGCTCTCCAATCATATGCTCAATGAGCCATGGCCCAAGGTGCTGCGCGCCCGAGCAGCCATGGGCGGGGCGCTCGATGATGACAATCCCGCGCCGCGGCTCTTCGCCATGCTCTCCGATGCCACTCTTGCACCAGACGATCAGCTGCCCGATACGGGCGTGGGCCTGGAGCTGGAGCGGCGTCTCTCCGCGCCGCTCATCGTGGGGCCGGGCTATGGAACGCGAACATCGACGGTGCTCACGGTGGCCCGCGACGGCCACATGACGTTCGACGAGCGCACGCTCACCCCCGAAGGAGCGCCATCGGAAACACAGATGTTCGTTTTCTAA
- a CDS encoding ABC transporter substrate-binding protein, with protein MLYARALVMSVLAFGAVGLGCKDKEPEKAAPPTAETKVSAAPASDTITIGHIASLTGNEATFGQSGDNGIKLAIEEQNQKNGIKGKKLVLKTLDDQGKPEEAAVAATRLTTQDHATVLLGEIASSRSLAMAPIADNNKVPMISPASTNVKVTKDGDKVRPFVFRVCYIDPFQGTVMAKFAAENKKYKKVAVLRDVGNDYSVGLANFFTAKFKELGGEIVDDVSYKAGDQDFKAQLTKFKSKNPDALYVPGYYTDVALIARQARELGLKQILMGGDGWDSAKLYEISKGALDGSYFSNHYSPEDTSPVVQDFITKYKAAYGAVPDALAVLSYDAAKVAFDAMEKAKELTGPSIREALEETKGFKGVSGSITFDKEHNATKSAVVIGIEKNVGKYATTVNP; from the coding sequence ATGCTCTATGCACGTGCGTTGGTGATGTCGGTGTTGGCGTTCGGCGCGGTGGGCTTGGGTTGCAAGGACAAAGAGCCCGAGAAAGCCGCTCCGCCGACTGCGGAAACCAAAGTTTCCGCCGCACCGGCGAGCGATACGATCACGATTGGACACATTGCCTCGCTCACGGGCAATGAAGCGACCTTCGGCCAGTCTGGGGACAACGGCATCAAGCTCGCTATCGAGGAGCAAAACCAGAAGAACGGTATCAAAGGCAAGAAGCTCGTTCTGAAGACGCTCGACGATCAGGGCAAGCCCGAAGAAGCAGCCGTCGCGGCCACGCGCCTCACCACGCAGGACCATGCCACGGTGCTCCTGGGCGAAATCGCCTCGAGCCGCTCGCTCGCCATGGCGCCCATCGCGGACAACAACAAGGTCCCGATGATCTCGCCCGCGTCGACCAACGTGAAGGTCACGAAGGACGGCGACAAGGTTCGTCCCTTCGTCTTCCGCGTCTGTTACATCGACCCGTTCCAGGGAACGGTCATGGCGAAGTTCGCCGCCGAGAACAAGAAGTACAAGAAGGTGGCTGTTCTGCGTGATGTCGGAAACGACTACTCCGTGGGCCTCGCCAACTTCTTCACGGCGAAGTTCAAGGAGCTCGGCGGCGAGATCGTCGACGACGTGAGCTACAAGGCGGGCGATCAGGACTTCAAGGCGCAGCTGACGAAGTTCAAGAGCAAGAACCCCGACGCGCTCTATGTCCCCGGCTACTACACCGACGTGGCGCTGATCGCGCGCCAGGCCCGGGAGCTCGGCTTGAAGCAAATCCTCATGGGCGGCGACGGCTGGGACTCGGCCAAGCTGTACGAGATCTCCAAGGGCGCGCTCGATGGTTCGTACTTCTCGAACCACTACAGCCCCGAGGACACCTCGCCCGTCGTGCAGGACTTCATCACCAAGTACAAGGCCGCCTACGGCGCCGTGCCCGATGCGTTGGCCGTTCTCTCCTACGACGCCGCGAAGGTCGCCTTCGACGCCATGGAGAAGGCCAAAGAGCTCACCGGTCCGAGCATCCGCGAGGCGCTCGAGGAGACGAAGGGCTTCAAGGGCGTCAGCGGAAGCATCACCTTCGACAAGGAGCACAACGCGACCAAGTCCGCCGTCGTGATCGGGATCGAGAAGAACGTCGGCAAGTACGCCACCACCGTGAACCCGTAA
- a CDS encoding branched-chain amino acid ABC transporter permease, translating to MTEFLQHLVNGLSVGTIYALIALGYTMVYGVLKLINFAHGDVYMVGAFAGLYVARGIGVDAEPSIFKAGIVFVGSILICAALGVLIERFAYRPLRQRARLTALITAIGVSFLLEYGFQLPPIINGEVPFPPGPTPRFFPEPFARVDFEPLGVHISNYDLVSLIVAVGFMFALQYIVYRTKFGTAMRAVSFDAGVAGLMGVNVNRVIVWTFALGSGLAAAAAILVAGSRPSINPLLGLLPGIKAFVAAVFGGIGNVQGAMVGGLVLGLAEEYVAGYLLSSYRDGIAFALLIIILLLRPEGLFGRVRAEKV from the coding sequence ATGACCGAATTTCTACAGCACCTCGTCAACGGCCTCTCGGTAGGGACGATTTATGCCCTCATCGCGCTTGGCTACACGATGGTTTACGGCGTTCTCAAGCTCATCAACTTTGCTCACGGTGACGTGTACATGGTGGGCGCGTTCGCGGGGCTCTACGTGGCCCGCGGAATCGGGGTCGACGCAGAACCATCGATCTTCAAAGCCGGAATCGTCTTTGTCGGGTCGATTCTCATCTGTGCGGCCCTCGGTGTCCTCATCGAGCGGTTTGCGTACCGCCCGCTGCGGCAGCGCGCCCGCCTCACCGCGTTGATCACCGCCATCGGCGTCTCGTTTTTGCTCGAGTACGGGTTCCAGCTTCCGCCGATCATCAACGGGGAGGTCCCCTTCCCGCCCGGGCCGACGCCGCGCTTCTTCCCGGAGCCGTTCGCCCGCGTGGACTTCGAGCCGCTCGGCGTCCACATCAGCAACTACGACTTGGTGTCGCTGATCGTGGCCGTGGGCTTCATGTTTGCGCTGCAGTACATCGTGTACCGGACCAAGTTTGGCACGGCGATGCGCGCGGTGTCGTTCGACGCGGGTGTCGCGGGGCTCATGGGTGTCAACGTGAACCGGGTCATCGTGTGGACGTTCGCGCTCGGCAGCGGCTTGGCGGCTGCAGCGGCCATCCTGGTCGCCGGCTCCCGCCCCAGCATCAACCCCCTGCTCGGCCTTCTCCCCGGCATCAAAGCCTTCGTCGCCGCGGTGTTCGGGGGCATCGGCAACGTGCAGGGTGCCATGGTCGGCGGTCTCGTTCTGGGGCTCGCGGAAGAGTACGTCGCAGGCTACCTGCTCTCCTCTTATCGTGATGGGATCGCGTTCGCGCTCCTCATCATCATTCTACTTCTGCGGCCCGAAGGTCTCTTCGGTCGCGTGCGCGCGGAGAAGGTGTAG
- a CDS encoding tautomerase family protein — protein sequence MPLVRIALRQGKSSEYRRAVADAVHEALVEAIRIPPADRFQIITEHDSESLIYDPSYLGITRTDDLVIIQITMNVGRTLDLRKQLFARIAERLAQAVSLRKEDVLISLVEVAKENWSFGNGEAQYADK from the coding sequence ATGCCCTTGGTTCGAATTGCCCTCAGGCAGGGAAAATCATCCGAATATCGCCGCGCGGTGGCCGATGCCGTGCACGAAGCGCTGGTCGAAGCCATCCGGATTCCGCCCGCCGACCGATTTCAAATCATCACCGAGCATGATTCGGAGTCGCTCATTTACGACCCCAGTTACCTCGGCATTACCCGGACCGACGACCTGGTGATCATCCAAATCACCATGAACGTGGGACGCACCCTCGACCTCCGGAAGCAACTCTTCGCCCGCATTGCCGAGCGCCTCGCGCAGGCCGTGTCCCTCCGGAAAGAGGACGTTTTGATCAGCCTCGTCGAGGTCGCAAAAGAAAATTGGTCCTTCGGCAACGGCGAAGCGCAATACGCCGATAAATGA
- a CDS encoding HAMP domain-containing histidine kinase: MQQARFSRRVSRVVFIVLFLGIVAHLMTVGLVFHQRDLLIREWILTIGLRMARVSAEGGLFDAGRLPAEFGDIHGFSIVLYDMEGRAVARSRDDIPILEQLPPYVLREAQGDSPVFPGPSVMWTEHMAILRTRGPSGPVRYVGIFDRWAAHRILLGVALALFSGFLASCLVWFAATLILGRRLRESLHHAELVVRRMASGDLETRLPSYGEDEIGRLAKDFNRMADSVAKHIEELRRERDLRRRSFAAWTHEIATPLTSVLGYLESLCMEDDVDAPTRDRYLATAYERALALKALTDDLRTMSQLDFEGLRLETRVLDLALIARTEVQGFVHEAERRGIGLRSEHEGPAMAMGDGQRLAQVVRNLLSNALRHSPEGSHVVVTVRTETSPSAEAPPTPRMRARLEVRDQGSGIPKEHLAHLGELFYRADASRDRRTGGRGLGLAIARGIVEAHGGKLFISSELGSGTTVRIDLPSHLDISQGHP; this comes from the coding sequence ATGCAGCAAGCGCGGTTCTCGCGACGGGTGTCACGGGTCGTGTTCATCGTGCTCTTCTTGGGCATCGTCGCGCACCTGATGACCGTCGGCTTGGTGTTTCACCAAAGGGATCTCCTCATCCGCGAGTGGATCCTCACCATCGGCCTTCGCATGGCCCGCGTCTCGGCCGAAGGTGGCCTCTTCGACGCGGGCCGGCTGCCGGCCGAGTTCGGCGACATCCACGGCTTCTCCATCGTCCTCTACGACATGGAGGGCCGTGCGGTCGCGCGCAGCCGCGACGACATTCCCATTCTCGAGCAGCTCCCGCCGTACGTGCTGCGCGAGGCGCAGGGCGACTCGCCCGTCTTCCCAGGCCCCTCGGTCATGTGGACCGAGCACATGGCCATCCTGCGCACGCGCGGCCCCTCGGGGCCCGTTCGCTATGTCGGCATCTTCGATCGATGGGCCGCGCACCGGATCCTCCTCGGGGTGGCGCTGGCGCTCTTCTCGGGGTTCCTCGCGAGCTGCCTCGTGTGGTTCGCCGCCACCCTCATCCTGGGCCGGCGCTTGCGCGAGAGCTTGCACCACGCCGAGCTCGTGGTGCGGCGCATGGCGAGCGGCGATCTGGAGACGCGCCTCCCCTCGTACGGTGAAGACGAGATCGGCCGGCTGGCCAAGGACTTCAACCGCATGGCCGACAGCGTGGCCAAACACATCGAGGAGCTCCGGCGCGAGCGCGATCTGAGGCGCCGCAGCTTCGCGGCGTGGACGCATGAAATCGCCACGCCGCTCACCAGCGTCCTCGGGTACCTGGAGTCGCTCTGCATGGAGGACGACGTCGATGCGCCCACGCGCGATCGCTACCTCGCCACCGCCTACGAGCGCGCCCTGGCCCTCAAGGCGCTCACCGACGATCTTCGCACCATGTCGCAGCTCGACTTCGAGGGCCTGCGGCTGGAGACGCGGGTGCTCGATCTGGCGCTCATCGCGCGCACGGAGGTGCAAGGTTTCGTGCACGAGGCCGAGCGGCGCGGCATCGGCCTTCGCTCGGAGCACGAAGGGCCGGCCATGGCCATGGGCGATGGACAGCGGCTCGCGCAAGTCGTGCGCAACCTCTTGAGCAACGCGCTCCGCCATTCGCCCGAAGGAAGCCATGTGGTGGTCACCGTCCGCACGGAGACGTCTCCATCGGCCGAAGCCCCTCCGACCCCCCGCATGCGGGCGCGCCTCGAGGTGCGCGACCAGGGATCGGGCATCCCCAAGGAGCACCTCGCGCACTTGGGCGAGCTCTTTTACCGCGCCGATGCCTCGCGCGACCGGCGAACGGGCGGGCGTGGCCTCGGCCTGGCCATTGCCAGGGGCATCGTCGAGGCGCACGGGGGCAAGCTCTTCATTTCGTCGGAGCTGGGCTCCGGGACCACGGTTCGAATCGATCTCCCATCCCACCTGGACATTTCCCAAGGCCACCCCTAA
- a CDS encoding ABC transporter substrate-binding protein, protein MRYARALSMAMLAIGAVACKDKEPEKAPAPTAAETKTSAAPSAVGDTITIGHVGSMTGNEATFGQSTDNGIKLAVDEINKKNGIKGKKVVLKTYDDQGKPEEAAVASTRLVTQDKVLVYLGEVASSRSIAMGPIADSNKIPMISNASTNPKVTKDGDKTRPFVFRVCFIDPFQGTVMAKFAAENKKFKKVAILRDVGNDYSVGLATFFTNKFKELGGEIVDDVSYKAGDQDFKAQLTKLKSKNAEAFFVPGYYTEVALIARQARELGIKAPFLGGDGWDSAKLYEIAKGALDGAYFSTHYSAEDTSPIVQEFITKYKGAYNSVPDAYGVLGYDAANVAFAAIDKAKELTGQAVRDAIEETKGYKGVSGTITLDKDHNAVKSAVVIGVEKNVGKFAATISP, encoded by the coding sequence ATGCGCTACGCACGTGCATTGAGTATGGCGATGTTGGCGATCGGCGCGGTGGCTTGCAAGGACAAGGAGCCCGAGAAAGCTCCCGCCCCGACAGCCGCGGAAACGAAGACCTCAGCGGCACCCTCCGCTGTCGGTGACACGATCACGATCGGTCACGTTGGCTCGATGACTGGAAACGAGGCAACATTCGGCCAGTCGACCGACAACGGAATCAAGCTTGCCGTCGATGAGATAAACAAGAAGAACGGCATCAAAGGTAAGAAGGTCGTCCTCAAGACGTACGACGATCAGGGTAAGCCGGAAGAGGCGGCGGTCGCTTCGACGCGCCTCGTCACGCAGGACAAGGTCCTCGTCTACTTGGGCGAGGTCGCGTCGAGCCGCTCGATCGCGATGGGCCCCATCGCCGACTCGAACAAGATCCCCATGATCTCGAACGCGTCGACCAACCCGAAGGTCACGAAAGACGGCGATAAGACGCGCCCGTTCGTCTTCCGTGTTTGCTTCATCGACCCGTTCCAGGGCACGGTCATGGCGAAGTTCGCCGCGGAGAACAAAAAATTCAAGAAGGTGGCGATCCTGCGTGATGTCGGAAACGACTACTCCGTGGGCCTTGCAACGTTCTTCACGAACAAATTCAAGGAGCTCGGTGGCGAGATCGTCGACGACGTGAGCTACAAAGCCGGCGACCAAGACTTCAAGGCGCAATTGACGAAGCTCAAGAGCAAGAACGCCGAAGCCTTCTTCGTTCCGGGCTACTACACCGAGGTGGCGCTCATTGCGCGTCAGGCTCGCGAGCTCGGCATCAAGGCGCCGTTCCTGGGCGGCGATGGGTGGGACTCGGCCAAACTGTACGAGATCGCGAAGGGCGCGCTCGATGGCGCTTACTTCTCGACGCACTACAGCGCGGAGGACACCTCGCCTATCGTTCAGGAGTTCATCACCAAATACAAGGGCGCCTACAATTCTGTCCCGGACGCGTACGGCGTTCTCGGTTACGATGCCGCCAACGTTGCGTTCGCCGCGATCGACAAGGCCAAGGAGCTCACGGGCCAGGCCGTTCGCGACGCCATCGAGGAGACGAAAGGCTACAAGGGTGTGAGCGGTACGATCACGCTCGACAAGGATCACAACGCGGTCAAGTCGGCCGTCGTCATCGGCGTCGAGAAGAACGTCGGCAAATTCGCCGCCACCATCAGCCCCTGA
- a CDS encoding response regulator transcription factor, producing the protein MARILIVEDDAPIAILLADHLRKAGHTVRVVGNGLEAIALYRTERADLVILDVMIPGANGYDVCRALRAEPGRQPIVLMLTARVTEEDAILGYKVGADDYVRKPFGVRELLARVKALLRFERKPQEPEKLRAETAAEALTLGPLRLDPAGRHAQIGTRSVAFTPMEFDMLICFARRAGEVLTREQLLSDIWGYTDASYALTVDSHVTRVRRKLASAGLAPEIIGTVPGVGYVLSIDALEK; encoded by the coding sequence ATGGCGCGTATCCTGATTGTGGAAGATGACGCTCCCATCGCCATCTTGCTCGCCGACCATTTGAGGAAGGCGGGCCATACCGTGCGGGTTGTGGGGAACGGACTGGAGGCGATTGCCCTCTATCGAACCGAGCGTGCGGATCTGGTCATTCTGGACGTGATGATCCCCGGGGCCAACGGCTACGACGTTTGCCGTGCGCTGCGGGCAGAGCCGGGCCGGCAACCGATTGTGCTGATGTTGACGGCACGCGTAACCGAGGAAGATGCCATTCTCGGCTACAAAGTCGGGGCCGATGATTACGTGCGAAAGCCATTCGGCGTTCGCGAGCTTTTGGCGCGGGTCAAGGCCCTCCTGCGCTTCGAGCGAAAGCCGCAAGAGCCCGAAAAACTGCGCGCGGAGACCGCGGCGGAGGCGCTCACCCTCGGGCCGCTGCGCCTCGATCCCGCAGGGAGGCATGCGCAAATTGGAACGCGCTCGGTCGCGTTCACGCCGATGGAGTTCGATATGCTCATCTGTTTCGCGCGGCGTGCGGGTGAGGTGCTCACCCGCGAGCAGCTCCTTTCGGATATATGGGGCTACACGGACGCGAGCTACGCGCTCACCGTCGATAGCCACGTGACGCGGGTGCGCCGCAAGCTCGCGAGCGCGGGGCTGGCGCCCGAGATCATCGGCACGGTGCCGGGCGTGGGGTATGTGCTTTCGATCGACGCCCTGGAAAAGTAA